Proteins from a single region of Lachnospiraceae bacterium:
- the murA gene encoding UDP-N-acetylglucosamine 1-carboxyvinyltransferase: protein MKYIEIEGGRPLQGEIAIQGSKNAALPMMAAALLTNQPVSIGRCPDIEDVHVMCELLQHIGAQITWRGDSVRIQMRQIQNTVLPEALVRKMRSSIMLLGPLLARTGRAEMTFPGGCVIGSRPIDLHLAALQQRGFLIEEKAGCLIGRKSLEHAAQVCRIHLRFPSVGATENILMNAVLGSGQTILSGAAVEPEVTALAMMLRQMGARIEGIGSQQLSIQAVPYLHGIQTSVMADRIVAGTYLLAAAATKGDIWLHGARAQDNRALLHILEEMGCEIEDHEKREWIHLKAPAVLKPVDVRTDPYPGFATDLQAMLMIVMTQTEGISHIEETIFENRFRHVEALRRIGARIQVHQMTAAIHGATRLQPGVLWATDLRAGAAMVLAGLCASGHTQIRELSHIERGYEDIVRDLQKLGAVISVKSDE from the coding sequence ATGAAGTATATTGAGATAGAAGGCGGCCGTCCGCTGCAGGGTGAAATAGCGATACAAGGCTCTAAAAATGCCGCTCTTCCGATGATGGCGGCTGCCCTTTTAACCAATCAGCCCGTTTCGATCGGGCGCTGTCCTGATATTGAGGATGTGCATGTCATGTGCGAGCTTTTGCAGCATATTGGGGCGCAGATTACATGGCGGGGGGATTCCGTACGGATTCAGATGCGGCAGATTCAAAACACGGTGCTGCCGGAGGCGCTCGTGCGAAAAATGCGTTCCTCTATTATGCTGTTGGGGCCGCTGTTAGCTAGAACGGGCAGAGCCGAGATGACATTTCCGGGCGGATGCGTCATTGGAAGCCGGCCGATTGATCTCCATCTCGCTGCCTTGCAGCAAAGAGGCTTTTTGATTGAAGAAAAGGCAGGATGCTTAATCGGCAGGAAAAGCTTAGAGCATGCCGCACAGGTGTGCCGGATTCATTTGCGGTTCCCCAGTGTGGGAGCAACGGAAAATATTTTGATGAACGCGGTGCTCGGCAGCGGTCAGACGATTTTATCAGGAGCGGCGGTGGAACCGGAGGTCACAGCACTGGCGATGATGCTGCGCCAGATGGGAGCGAGAATAGAAGGCATTGGCTCTCAGCAGCTTAGCATTCAGGCGGTGCCCTATCTTCATGGGATTCAAACCAGTGTAATGGCTGACCGCATTGTGGCAGGGACATATCTGCTGGCGGCTGCGGCTACCAAGGGAGATATCTGGCTGCATGGCGCGAGGGCACAGGATAATAGAGCGCTCCTGCATATTTTAGAAGAGATGGGCTGTGAAATAGAGGATCATGAAAAGAGGGAATGGATCCATTTAAAGGCGCCGGCAGTTTTAAAGCCTGTTGATGTGAGGACAGATCCATATCCCGGGTTTGCAACAGATCTTCAGGCAATGCTGATGATTGTGATGACCCAGACTGAGGGGATCAGCCATATTGAAGAAACGATTTTTGAAAATCGGTTTCGGCATGTGGAAGCGCTGCGCCGAATCGGCGCCAGGATTCAGGTGCATCAAATGACGGCGGCTATCCATGGAGCCACAAGGCTGCAACCCGGCGTTTTATGGGCCACCGATCTGCGGGCCGGTGCGGCAATGGTGCTGGCGGGGCTTTGTGCGAGCGGCCATACGCAGATTCGGGAGCTTTCTCATATTGAACGGGGCTATGAGGATATTGTGAGAGATTTACAGAAGCTAGGCGCTGTTATATCAGTGAAAAGTGACGAATGA
- a CDS encoding FtsQ-type POTRA domain-containing protein → MARVLKIQNGYQPPRKSRKKLWLIAAALVLFVLLILNSSIFSLKHVEIEGNTRVSDEKILEDLELEMGTNLFRYMLTHLNAEPKVDPRLSAVDIYFSWPNTIRIKVDESMTIGYVYFQGTYLCIDRKGHVATSTYTLDEDLPIIKGIEVGSFSLGESLDTKDTQRYEAVVSVCAILRKHDLNVAVSEVNVRNLEDIVLYTEKLEIHLGGMKEMEQKIGVIGSILEKPEIPAGILHIEDLDQQVYIEPKVRPGQTPQ, encoded by the coding sequence ATGGCAAGAGTACTCAAAATACAAAATGGCTATCAGCCTCCGAGAAAAAGCAGAAAAAAGCTATGGCTTATTGCAGCAGCGCTGGTGCTGTTTGTTTTGCTAATTTTAAACAGCAGTATCTTTTCCCTTAAGCATGTAGAGATTGAGGGAAATACGCGTGTTAGCGATGAGAAGATTTTGGAGGATCTGGAGCTGGAAATGGGTACGAATCTGTTTCGGTATATGCTGACTCATTTGAATGCAGAGCCGAAGGTGGATCCGAGACTGAGTGCTGTAGATATTTATTTTTCATGGCCTAATACGATCAGAATCAAGGTGGATGAAAGCATGACGATCGGATATGTATATTTTCAGGGGACATATCTTTGTATCGACCGAAAGGGGCATGTGGCTACGAGTACGTATACGCTGGATGAGGATCTTCCGATCATCAAAGGGATCGAAGTAGGCAGCTTTTCGCTGGGAGAGTCTTTGGATACGAAGGATACGCAGCGCTATGAGGCAGTTGTCAGCGTATGTGCCATCCTGCGTAAGCATGATCTGAATGTAGCAGTGTCCGAGGTCAATGTCAGAAATCTGGAAGATATCGTTTTATACACGGAGAAGCTAGAGATTCATCTCGGCGGTATGAAAGAAATGGAGCAAAAGATCGGCGTGATTGGCAGCATTTTAGAGAAGCCGGAAATTCCGGCGGGAATTTTGCATATAGAGGATCTGGATCAACAAGTATATATTGAACCGAAAGTGAGGCCCGGACAGACGCCGCAGTAG
- the ftsZ gene encoding cell division protein FtsZ: MLEFNDMANDQASAKIKVVGVGGGGNNAVERMIEDGLEGAEFLIINTDKQVLSRGKAETKLLIGEKLTRGLGAGANPEIGQKAAMESEEAIRKAIEGSDMVFVTAGMGGGTGTGAAPVVAGIAKKMGILTVGVVTKPFRFEGAKKMRSALGGIEQLGQNVDTLITISNDRLLDVADKKTTMIEAFHMADEVLRQGVQGISDLIYRPGLINLDFADVRTIMHDKGLAHMGIGRASGEDKSRKAAEAAISSPLLDTSIEGAKGLLVNVCGGPDMTLYEFDAVSDIINGLADPEAEIIVGTSTDESLEDEIIVTVIATDFGSHKDTGAKPDDEEHAVEITSNEFKPARPEAAQASSDTQSGYQQSSTYQSGYASSSYQGNENRSSAPERDADNEMDVPIDIPGFLQRRKKR, translated from the coding sequence ATGTTGGAGTTTAATGATATGGCAAATGATCAGGCCAGTGCCAAAATAAAAGTTGTCGGCGTGGGCGGCGGCGGAAATAATGCTGTAGAGAGAATGATTGAAGACGGATTGGAAGGCGCCGAATTTCTAATTATTAATACAGATAAGCAGGTACTGTCAAGAGGTAAGGCAGAGACCAAATTATTGATTGGCGAGAAGCTGACCAGAGGATTGGGAGCAGGAGCGAATCCTGAGATCGGTCAGAAGGCGGCAATGGAGAGCGAGGAAGCGATCCGCAAGGCAATTGAAGGCAGCGATATGGTATTTGTAACTGCCGGTATGGGCGGCGGAACTGGTACAGGGGCTGCTCCTGTGGTTGCCGGGATTGCAAAGAAAATGGGGATCTTGACGGTTGGCGTTGTGACCAAGCCCTTCCGTTTTGAGGGAGCTAAAAAGATGCGCTCTGCACTGGGCGGTATCGAACAGCTCGGACAAAATGTGGATACGTTAATTACGATTTCTAACGATCGTTTATTGGATGTGGCAGATAAGAAGACGACGATGATCGAGGCATTCCATATGGCAGACGAAGTACTTCGTCAAGGTGTACAGGGAATTTCCGATTTGATTTACCGGCCGGGTCTGATCAATCTGGACTTTGCCGATGTGCGTACCATCATGCATGATAAGGGTCTGGCTCATATGGGAATTGGCCGTGCATCCGGAGAGGACAAGTCCAGAAAGGCGGCAGAGGCAGCTATTTCTTCACCGCTTCTTGATACCAGTATTGAGGGTGCAAAGGGCCTGTTAGTCAATGTATGCGGCGGTCCTGATATGACTCTGTATGAATTCGATGCTGTTTCCGATATTATCAATGGATTAGCCGATCCGGAAGCGGAGATTATTGTGGGTACCTCTACAGATGAGTCGCTGGAGGATGAGATTATTGTGACAGTGATTGCGACAGATTTTGGTTCTCATAAAGACACTGGCGCTAAACCGGATGATGAAGAGCATGCGGTAGAGATTACCTCCAACGAATTTAAACCGGCAAGACCGGAAGCCGCACAAGCTTCTTCTGATACGCAGTCCGGATACCAGCAGTCTTCCACTTATCAATCAGGATATGCCTCTTCGTCCTATCAGGGGAACGAGAATCGTTCTTCAGCGCCTGAGCGTGATGCGGATAATGAAATGGATGTGCCGATTGATATTCCGGGATTTTTGCAAAGACGAAAGAAAAGATAA
- the sigE gene encoding RNA polymerase sporulation sigma factor SigE encodes MWKKIWSWMQKKIGKKKEGGVYYIGGSEVLPAPMTAEKEKYWLSHLKEGDPLAKQAKDMLITHNLRLVVYIAKKFENTGIMVEDLISIGTIGLMKGVNTFNPEKNIKLATYASRCIENEILMYLRRNQKTRSEVSIDEPLNMDVDGNELLLSDILGTDNDVISRGLEDEIDRQLLQESMKILGGREKKIVQLRFGLGSDGEEKTQKEVADMMGISQSYISRLEKKIMKRLYKEMKRLL; translated from the coding sequence ATGTGGAAAAAAATATGGAGCTGGATGCAAAAGAAAATCGGTAAAAAGAAAGAGGGAGGCGTCTATTACATAGGAGGCAGCGAGGTTTTGCCGGCTCCCATGACGGCCGAAAAAGAAAAATACTGGTTATCGCATTTGAAAGAGGGAGATCCACTGGCCAAACAGGCTAAGGATATGCTGATTACTCATAATTTGCGGCTTGTCGTATATATTGCCAAGAAGTTTGAAAATACGGGAATTATGGTTGAGGATCTGATTTCAATTGGAACGATCGGGCTGATGAAGGGCGTTAATACATTTAATCCGGAAAAGAACATTAAACTAGCGACCTATGCATCGCGCTGTATTGAAAATGAAATTCTGATGTATCTCCGGCGCAATCAAAAAACGCGCTCGGAGGTGTCGATTGATGAGCCGCTCAACATGGATGTCGACGGAAATGAGCTGCTTCTTTCGGATATATTGGGGACGGATAATGATGTGATTTCCAGAGGATTGGAAGATGAAATTGACCGTCAGCTGCTGCAGGAATCCATGAAGATTTTAGGCGGCCGGGAGAAAAAGATCGTACAGCTGCGGTTTGGACTCGGAAGTGACGGAGAAGAAAAAACGCAAAAAGAAGTAGCGGACATGATGGGAATCTCGCAGTCCTATATTTCCAGATTGGAAAAGAAGATTATGAAACGGCTATATAAGGAAATGAAGCGATTGCTATAA
- the sigG gene encoding RNA polymerase sporulation sigma factor SigG, giving the protein MNKVEICGVNTAKLPVLTHEEKLALFEKIKQGDEQARQTFIEGNLRLVLSIIQRFTGRGEQADDLFQVGCIGLIKATDNFDLSQQVKFSTYAVPMILGELRRFLRDYNSIRVSRSLRDTAYRALRVREELTRKNGQEPKLEEIAKEMELPKEDIVLALDAIQDPISLYEPVFHEDGDALYVMDQIQDEKSSHEQWLQKLSINEAMKKLSDREQKILNLRFFQGHTQMEVSSEIGISQAQVSRIEKNALKQMRKYL; this is encoded by the coding sequence ATGAATAAAGTAGAAATCTGCGGTGTGAACACCGCTAAGCTCCCTGTGCTCACGCATGAAGAAAAGCTTGCCCTGTTTGAAAAGATCAAACAAGGAGATGAGCAGGCCAGACAAACCTTCATCGAGGGCAACCTTCGTCTGGTACTCAGCATCATCCAGCGCTTCACTGGACGCGGCGAGCAGGCCGACGACCTGTTTCAGGTGGGATGCATCGGTCTGATCAAGGCTACCGATAATTTTGACTTATCGCAACAGGTCAAATTCTCCACCTATGCCGTGCCCATGATCTTAGGAGAGCTGCGGCGCTTTTTACGGGATTATAATTCCATTCGTGTAAGCCGCTCCCTGCGCGACACCGCCTACCGCGCACTGCGCGTAAGAGAGGAGCTGACCAGAAAAAACGGACAAGAACCAAAGCTAGAGGAAATCGCCAAGGAAATGGAGCTTCCCAAAGAAGACATTGTTCTGGCGCTCGATGCCATTCAAGATCCTATTTCCTTGTATGAGCCTGTATTTCATGAAGATGGAGACGCTTTATATGTAATGGATCAAATTCAGGATGAAAAAAGCAGCCACGAGCAGTGGCTGCAAAAGCTCTCGATCAATGAAGCCATGAAAAAGCTCTCTGACCGTGAACAAAAAATCCTAAATCTGCGTTTCTTCCAGGGCCATACGCAAATGGAGGTTTCTTCTGAAATCGGCATTAGCCAGGCGCAGGTATCACGCATCGAAAAAAATGCTTTAAAGCAAATGCGAAAATATTTATAG
- a CDS encoding aspartate kinase gives MKKAVKFGGSSLADAAQFQKCADIIKADPARLYVVPSAPGKRHGNDIKVTDMLFHCFALQKKDPEQAIEYFARIKERYDEIIRELGLDFSLAEEYQTIETQIREGLTEEYLVSRGEYLSAKVLSCLLGYPFVDAASCIQFDDRGNYDEHDSMLAFQAFKEEGCFVLPGFYGAGPEGEIRTFSRGGSDISGAVVAKAMEVDVYENWTDVSGFLAADPRIVSNPQPIEEITYSELRELSYMGASVFHEEAIYPARSAGIPINIRNTNRPQDAGSWICPDDKATENHAYITGIAGKKNFMSLSFEKDIGGDKLAFGRKVLQVFEEAHVMVDHVPSSIGTMTVVVDANEMNGKEESILRRIRHDIDPYHITVERSLAFIAVVGFRMKGGVGVTAGLLAALAEEGISVKMVIQGIREISLIIGIDEENFEKAIKRLYQFRQEVQ, from the coding sequence ATGAAAAAGGCTGTTAAATTTGGGGGGAGTTCGCTCGCAGATGCGGCGCAGTTCCAGAAATGTGCAGATATTATTAAGGCTGACCCGGCCCGCTTATATGTGGTTCCGTCTGCGCCTGGTAAAAGGCATGGAAATGACATAAAAGTGACCGACATGCTTTTTCATTGCTTTGCATTACAGAAAAAGGATCCTGAGCAAGCGATAGAATATTTTGCTCGGATTAAAGAAAGATATGATGAAATCATTCGGGAATTGGGGCTCGATTTTTCGCTGGCAGAAGAATATCAGACAATCGAAACCCAAATCAGAGAAGGCTTAACAGAAGAATATCTGGTAAGCCGCGGAGAATATCTAAGTGCAAAGGTTCTTTCCTGTTTGTTGGGATATCCATTTGTTGATGCGGCCAGCTGCATTCAATTTGATGACCGGGGCAATTATGACGAGCATGATTCGATGTTGGCGTTTCAGGCCTTTAAAGAAGAAGGCTGTTTTGTGTTGCCCGGTTTTTACGGGGCTGGCCCAGAGGGGGAGATCCGTACATTTTCCCGCGGAGGCAGTGATATTTCTGGCGCCGTGGTGGCAAAAGCCATGGAAGTCGACGTGTATGAGAACTGGACGGACGTAAGCGGATTTTTGGCTGCTGATCCGCGGATTGTTTCCAATCCGCAGCCCATTGAGGAAATTACTTATAGTGAGCTTAGGGAGCTTTCCTACATGGGGGCCAGCGTGTTTCATGAGGAGGCCATCTATCCGGCCAGAAGCGCGGGCATCCCGATCAATATCCGCAATACCAATCGCCCGCAGGATGCAGGTTCATGGATCTGTCCGGACGATAAGGCCACAGAAAACCATGCCTATATTACCGGCATTGCCGGTAAGAAAAACTTTATGTCTCTCTCCTTTGAGAAGGATATTGGAGGCGATAAGCTGGCGTTTGGGCGCAAGGTGCTGCAAGTCTTTGAGGAGGCGCATGTGATGGTGGATCATGTGCCGTCCAGCATCGGTACGATGACCGTGGTGGTGGATGCCAATGAGATGAATGGTAAGGAAGAGAGCATTTTGCGGCGGATCCGGCATGATATTGACCCGTATCATATTACGGTTGAGCGCAGTTTGGCTTTTATTGCTGTGGTCGGCTTTAGGATGAAGGGCGGCGTGGGCGTGACGGCGGGACTGCTGGCCGCGCTGGCAGAGGAAGGAATCAGTGTGAAAATGGTGATTCAGGGAATCCGCGAGATCAGTTTGATTATTGGGATTGATGAGGAGAATTTTGAGAAAGCGATCAAAAGGCTGTACCAGTTTCGGCAGGAAGTGCAATGA
- a CDS encoding PucR family transcriptional regulator has translation MISNQILQSTIDGLKAITKVDISVMDMEGTLLSSTEDVRDEKTFPLIPDLISSRAESMSVQGYQFFKVYDDNEMEYIIAIKGEDEDAYKVGKIAAFQIQGLLTAYKERFDKDNFIKNLLLDNLLLVDIYTRAKKLHVENNVARLVYLIESNNDKDTNTSVMDVIRGIYPAKAKDFITAVDENNIILVKDVSGDSSRSAIEKTAHTIADMLNSEAMGRVRISMGSVVHDLKDISRSYKEAKIALEVGKIFYEDKYMINYNRLGIGRLIYQLPISLCKMYIEEIFKTVKVEEFDEETLNTINKFFENSLNISETSRQLYIHRNTLVYRLDKLQKTTGLDIRIFDDAITFKIALMVAKYMSYMEQSGY, from the coding sequence ATGATTTCAAATCAGATTTTGCAGTCAACCATTGATGGATTGAAAGCGATCACCAAAGTGGATATTTCGGTGATGGATATGGAAGGGACGCTGCTTTCTTCTACGGAGGATGTTCGGGATGAGAAAACTTTTCCTTTGATACCGGATCTGATCAGCTCCAGAGCTGAAAGCATGTCGGTTCAGGGATATCAGTTTTTCAAGGTGTATGATGATAATGAAATGGAATATATCATTGCCATCAAAGGGGAAGACGAGGATGCGTATAAGGTCGGCAAGATTGCCGCATTCCAGATTCAGGGATTATTGACTGCTTATAAAGAGCGTTTTGATAAAGATAATTTTATTAAAAATCTGTTGCTGGATAATTTGTTGCTGGTTGATATTTATACACGCGCGAAGAAACTGCATGTGGAAAACAATGTCGCCCGCCTTGTTTATTTGATCGAGTCGAATAATGATAAAGATACAAACACGTCGGTAATGGATGTGATCCGCGGAATCTATCCGGCTAAGGCGAAGGATTTTATCACGGCCGTGGATGAGAATAATATCATTTTGGTGAAGGATGTCAGCGGTGATTCCTCACGGAGCGCCATTGAGAAGACGGCGCATACGATAGCGGATATGCTAAACAGCGAAGCGATGGGACGTGTTCGTATTTCAATGGGCTCGGTCGTTCATGACCTGAAGGATATTTCAAGATCTTATAAGGAAGCGAAGATCGCGCTGGAGGTCGGTAAGATTTTTTACGAAGACAAGTATATGATCAATTACAATCGGCTGGGAATCGGACGCTTGATTTATCAGCTGCCGATTTCGCTGTGTAAGATGTATATCGAAGAAATCTTTAAAACCGTTAAGGTCGAAGAGTTTGATGAGGAGACGCTCAATACAATCAATAAATTCTTTGAAAACAGCTTGAATATTTCCGAAACATCCAGACAGCTTTATATTCACCGCAACACCTTGGTGTACCGGCTGGATAAGCTGCAGAAGACAACGGGGCTGGATATTCGGATTTTTGATGATGCGATTACCTTTAAGATTGCTTTGATGGTAGCAAAATATATGAGTTATATGGAGCAGAGCGGCTACTAA
- the ftsE gene encoding cell division ATP-binding protein FtsE, with translation MIELKDVTKIYDGNVTGVDHLDLKIEDGEFVFLVGESGSGKSTLLKLLMRELTPTEGSITIDGKEITKLRRKKVAELRRNMGIVFQDYRLLPKRTVYENVAFALEVIEIPSRKIRRSVPAALNLVGLSHKSKNMPNEISGGEQQRTAIARAIVNNPPLVLADEPTGNLDPRNSQEIMEVLDAINRRGTTVIVATHDRAIVNAMQKRVIHLENGVIVRDSQEGGYDDEA, from the coding sequence ATGATAGAACTGAAGGATGTCACAAAAATCTATGATGGAAACGTAACGGGCGTGGATCATCTGGATTTGAAGATTGAAGACGGTGAGTTTGTCTTTCTGGTAGGGGAAAGCGGATCTGGCAAGAGTACGCTGCTGAAGCTGCTGATGCGGGAGCTAACGCCAACAGAAGGCAGCATTACCATTGACGGAAAAGAGATTACCAAGCTTCGGCGTAAAAAGGTGGCGGAGCTGAGAAGAAATATGGGAATTGTGTTTCAGGATTATCGCCTGCTTCCGAAGCGGACTGTATATGAAAATGTAGCCTTTGCTTTAGAGGTAATTGAGATTCCCAGCAGAAAGATCCGGCGCAGTGTGCCGGCGGCACTTAATTTGGTGGGCCTTTCTCATAAATCTAAGAATATGCCGAATGAAATTTCCGGCGGTGAGCAGCAGCGTACGGCGATTGCAAGAGCGATTGTCAATAATCCGCCGCTTGTGCTGGCAGATGAGCCTACGGGAAATCTGGATCCGCGCAATTCGCAGGAGATTATGGAAGTATTAGATGCAATCAATCGACGGGGAACTACTGTGATTGTAGCGACGCATGACCGTGCGATTGTGAATGCGATGCAAAAGAGAGTGATTCATTTGGAAAATGGCGTGATCGTCAGAGACTCGCAGGAAGGAGGCTATGACGATGAGGCTTAG
- a CDS encoding ABC transporter permease — protein sequence MRLRTMRTCVKDGFRGIFRNGLMSLASIGTIAACLIILGITYCLVVNVQHFADNLDGNLGMVAFLKAGVTEQEVADLQKKLNDRQDIREFTYISAEQAWKEFQQEMIGGDEIGEDLMGELVKDNPLQNSANIEIYPLRAEDQEAIVSFLNQEPAVRKVNYSANASQVLASFGKLVTYVGMALIAFLIFIALLLIANTIKLSVYIRRNEISIMKYIGATDGFVKLPFIVEGIFIGCLGAVLPILIVYLGYESLIGLLNTRFSAITVLVEFLSVTEVMKGLLPIFLGLSIVVGALGSMISIRKHLKV from the coding sequence ATGAGGCTTAGAACGATGAGGACCTGTGTCAAAGACGGTTTTAGAGGGATTTTCCGAAATGGCTTGATGTCTTTGGCTTCTATCGGCACGATTGCGGCGTGTCTGATCATTTTAGGAATTACATACTGTCTGGTCGTCAACGTACAGCATTTTGCCGACAATCTGGATGGTAATTTAGGAATGGTTGCTTTTCTGAAGGCGGGCGTGACCGAACAGGAGGTTGCCGATCTGCAGAAGAAATTAAATGACAGGCAGGACATCAGAGAGTTTACCTATATTTCAGCAGAGCAAGCTTGGAAAGAGTTTCAGCAGGAGATGATCGGCGGCGATGAAATCGGTGAGGATCTGATGGGAGAGCTGGTGAAGGATAATCCGCTGCAAAATTCAGCTAATATTGAAATATACCCGCTGCGGGCAGAGGATCAGGAGGCGATTGTGAGTTTCCTTAATCAGGAGCCTGCGGTACGGAAGGTCAATTATTCTGCCAATGCTTCTCAGGTGCTGGCTTCCTTTGGAAAGCTGGTGACTTATGTCGGAATGGCATTGATTGCGTTTTTGATTTTTATTGCCCTTCTTCTGATTGCGAATACGATCAAGCTTTCCGTTTATATACGGCGCAATGAGATCAGTATTATGAAGTATATTGGTGCGACGGATGGATTTGTAAAGCTGCCGTTTATCGTCGAAGGAATCTTTATCGGCTGTTTGGGTGCAGTTTTACCGATTTTGATTGTATATTTAGGATATGAAAGTCTGATTGGGCTTTTAAATACACGTTTTTCAGCGATTACTGTGTTGGTTGAGTTTTTAAGTGTAACAGAAGTGATGAAGGGACTGCTGCCCATATTCCTAGGACTGAGTATTGTTGTGGGAGCATTAGGCAGTATGATTTCGATTCGGAAGCATCTTAAAGTATAA
- a CDS encoding peptidoglycan DD-metalloendopeptidase family protein translates to MSIKTKRIVTGLLACVIVLAMMLSIITPVFAEELDILEEQQRELEQKANDAEALKNATQDELTAAQSALQVVKDEMATINAEIQTVSNRIGELNQKITENEGKLKIKEAELAQAKEDMKMYYAALKGRIRMMYESDRSNNYLEVLLNASSISDFFSRLEYISQMVEYDNKIMEELDACRKTIQESKEVIENTKKELETNRADEQKEQERLQQAYGEKQEKLNELENNRVALQMMADEQDASYQSLMAAIADNETKIQNEKDRIEQEAAANQRPSEPNGGGSSEGGSSGSYDPGTAPGEGDASDRVLSNGYYSTWPGIGNQMLGWPCNGYTLSSLYGPRIHPITGEYKNHGGIDFCVGYGEDIYACAGGVVVEANTTDDWGGGWGYYVVIQHYNGLSTLYAHCSSIHVSEGQEVGAGQNIAQVGSTGMSTGPHLHLEVYSGGGRVNPEDYL, encoded by the coding sequence ATGAGCATTAAGACAAAGAGAATTGTAACGGGGCTTTTAGCATGCGTCATTGTTTTAGCAATGATGCTGAGTATTATTACGCCGGTTTTTGCAGAAGAGCTGGATATCCTGGAGGAGCAGCAGCGGGAGCTGGAGCAGAAAGCAAATGATGCGGAGGCATTAAAGAATGCGACGCAGGATGAGCTTACAGCGGCGCAGAGCGCACTGCAGGTTGTCAAGGATGAGATGGCGACGATCAATGCGGAGATTCAGACCGTGAGTAATCGGATTGGGGAGCTCAATCAGAAAATTACTGAGAATGAAGGAAAGCTCAAAATAAAAGAAGCAGAGCTTGCACAGGCTAAAGAAGATATGAAAATGTATTATGCTGCCTTAAAGGGCCGTATTCGCATGATGTATGAGAGCGACCGCAGCAATAATTATTTAGAGGTTCTTTTAAATGCCAGCAGTATTTCTGATTTTTTCAGCCGTCTGGAATATATCAGTCAGATGGTAGAATATGATAATAAAATCATGGAAGAGCTGGATGCTTGCCGCAAGACGATTCAGGAAAGCAAAGAAGTGATTGAAAATACAAAGAAGGAGCTGGAAACCAACCGTGCTGATGAGCAGAAGGAGCAGGAGCGTTTGCAGCAGGCCTATGGCGAGAAGCAGGAGAAGCTTAACGAGCTGGAAAACAACCGAGTGGCCCTGCAGATGATGGCTGATGAACAGGATGCATCTTATCAGTCTTTGATGGCGGCTATTGCAGATAATGAGACGAAGATCCAAAATGAAAAGGATCGGATCGAACAGGAAGCGGCTGCGAATCAAAGACCTTCAGAGCCAAACGGGGGCGGATCCTCAGAAGGGGGCTCCAGCGGCAGCTATGATCCGGGCACAGCGCCAGGAGAGGGCGATGCCTCTGACCGAGTACTTTCAAATGGATATTACAGCACCTGGCCGGGAATCGGCAATCAGATGCTGGGGTGGCCGTGCAACGGGTATACGCTTTCTTCTTTATATGGACCGCGTATCCATCCGATTACAGGTGAATATAAAAACCATGGCGGAATTGATTTTTGCGTTGGCTATGGAGAGGACATTTACGCCTGTGCCGGCGGTGTGGTGGTAGAAGCGAACACCACAGACGACTGGGGCGGCGGCTGGGGCTATTATGTAGTCATCCAGCATTACAACGGACTCAGTACGCTGTATGCGCACTGCAGCAGCATTCACGTGTCAGAGGGACAGGAAGTCGGTGCCGGACAGAATATTGCGCAGGTTGGGTCTACCGGAATGTCTACCGGGCCGCATCTGCATCTTGAAGTATACAGCGGCGGCGGAAGAGTGAATCCGGAGGATTATCTTTAA